The DNA sequence GCGAATTAATTTAAAAATGCGGAGCACGCCTTGTTCTGTTTTGCCACTCATGGTTTTGGGTGTTGGTCAGAGATTTTATTGCAGTAGAAATAAAAACTACCAGAGAATTTAAATCTACAACATTAAATCCAACCGACCAAACCCCTACCTCCTCTCCAACACCAACCACTGATAAGGCCCCAGCACCAGTACATTGTACGCTACCTGCGGCCCCAGGAAATGCTGCCAATGGCCATCGCCTGGAGGGGAGAGGTGGATTTCGGTACTTGCTGGACTGTAATTGATGCGAATCTGGATTTGCTGTTCGGCAGTACTCCATTGCCAGGTCAGGAGATGATCGCTGGAATTGAGCAACTCCCAGCGGCCTGTGCGTAAGGCTGGTTGCGCGAGCAATTGCAGGAGGTAATCGTAAAAAGCAACTTGCTGAGCATCTACAGGAGCCAAACCGGGGAGCTTGGATAAGGCTAGGCCATCCGTTGCAAGGCCATAGGCTGCCGGATCAAATTCTAAGGGCTGTCGCCCCAGCTGCACAGGTAGCCGTTTGCGGCGGCCTTCCCATTGCCCTTCGTAGAAAAAGCTCAATCCCGGCAGGGTATACGTCGCCAGCGCTGCGGCCTTGGCTTTGGCGGGTGCCATCAGGGAAAGGATACGGTCTTCGTCGTGGTTTTCCAGAAAACGGGCGGATTTGGTTTGGAAATCCATGGCTGCGTAGAGGTGCTCCCGTACGCTACCTAGATTGCCTTCCAATAAGCGATCGCGAAGTCGTTTGTCGTAGGTAAAATCGAATCCTTGCTGCTGTAGTGTCCACTCGCGATCCCAATAGACTTCCGCCAGGAAACAAAATTGAGGGAATTTTTCCTTGACTTTACGAATCGCTGCGGGCCAAAAATCATAAAGCGTTTCCGTCTGCTCGTGGAGTACATGCCCCCAGGTTTGTCGAAAGACATCGGCGAGCGTCAACATCGCCATGTCGCAACGAACGGCATCGCAAACTTCCGCTATCTCAAGCAGTTGTTCCTGCATAAATGCGCGGGCTGCCGGTGCTGCGTAGTTGACCTGCACGGTGTCTTGCCAGGCTGCAAAATAAGGGTCTTTGCCGTGGGCAAAAATTTTGGCTTGGTTAGCCGGTAGTCGATAATAGGTCACTTGATCATGCGCCAGTTGGTCTTCTCCTACTTCCAGAAATACATCCGGGTGTTGGGTTATCCAACTGCTTTCGGCGTGAAAATGGTTGGGCACAAAATCCAGCATCAGTTTCAAACCATAGTTATTGAGCTTCGCTTTTAGCAGCTTAAGGTCACCGGGCTGCCCCAGAGCAGGATCCAACTCATAACGATCAATAGCGTAAGGAGAGCCAATGATATCTTCCTCTGTCCAGTCGGGAAGTACCCGGCTATAGGCTTGCTTCAGGCCTTCTTCCAGGGCGTAATTCAGTGCATTCGGCCCGGTCTTCCACACGCCCATCAACCATACATAATCAACCCCCAATACGCCCAATTGCTGCCAATAAGCATCAGGTACTTCCAGCAGTTGGGTCGCTGCACCGAAGCGTTTCCGCCAGACGCGGGTATTGATCTCGTAAAGAATGGGATGCATAGGAGAAGGGTTAAAAATCGTCTAGTTCCTCAATGTTTTCTTTGGTGTGGGAAGGAGGCTGCATATCCTCCTGCACAAACTGGCACCATTCACAGTCTTCTTTACCACAACCGGTATAAAAATCCTGCCGCATAATCTTATCGTAAGTTGATTTGAGCAAGTCTTTGACTTCCTTCATTTCAGCCGTGGTAAAAGCAACCGTTTCTATCGTAAGGTCGCCTTCTTTATTGATATCGAGGTAAGAAATGGCTGCCGATTTTACTTGTCGCGTTTCGCCACTTCTGCTTTCCCAAAGGAGTTTATAAAAAGCCAATTGCCGCCAGTAGTTGCCACCTTCAGGTTTGGTTGCCGAAGGTGCTCGCAGCTTGTTGGCATTGTGGCTTCCTGTTTTGTAATCAACAATTTGCACCTGTCGGTCATCGAGCAAATCTACGCGATCAATGACGCCTTTGAGGGGAACCCCCTCCAACTCTACTTGCTGGATTTTCAGTTCTGTCCTACACTGCGTCGTCCAAGTATCATTAAATTGTTGGTGGTAGCGTTGTAGGTTGCGCTGCCCTTGGTCGAGGCGCTGTGTGTATTCTTCTGGTGTGAAATACGCCCGCACTTTTTCCATTTCTTCCTGAAAAAGCTCTTTTAAGACTTTCACTGTGGGGAAGGTCCGCTTTTCTTGCGCCAGCATCAGGTTGAAATACCGCTGCAAGGCATTGTGCATAGCGTGCCCGTACGAAGCAGCTGGCCGTTGAATTTGTGGTGCCTGCAAAACCACTTCGTAGAAGAAACGCAGGGGGCAGTCGAGCATCCTCAGCCAGGTGGAAGGACTCAACTCAAAACCATCCAATAGTTTGGCTACCGCCGAACGCTCTAATGCAGGCAAGACCGGGGTATCTACTTGTTGCAGCAGCGTAAGCTCGTAGGCTAAAAGCGCAGCCGTATCCAGCAAGATTTCCTTTTCTTCGATCCCCGTAGCAGCTACTATTTCGTCCACAAAACGACAAGCTTGCTGCGGTTTGTCCTTCGCATTTTTTTGTGCGTAAGAAATATACAAATGTTCTTTGGCTCGGGTGACAGCTACGTAGAACAAGCGCCGCCGGGTTTCATCACCAAACGTTTCCCCCGAAAGGGTAAGGGTATCCGGAAGCGGGAAGCGATTGCCACGGCGCCCGCCTTCTTCCCAGGCTGCCTTGGTCGCATCAAGCACAAAGACGGTATTAAACTCCAGGCCCTTAGAGCTGTGGGCCGTCACTAGATGAACGCCATCTTCGAGCTCGATGTCTTTGCGCATCGACAGCGAGAGTCGGTTGCCGTCCATCTGGTCCAGCATGGTCAGCAAATCACCTAAGCCCAGACGAGGCCTTCGGGCAATTTCTTCGCGGAGAAAGTCGAGGAAAGTTTTGGCCACCTGCACCTGCCACAGTCGGTCGGGAGCTTGCAAGGCCGCCGCCAGTAAGCCGCTGCCATTGAGCAAGTGCTCCACCAATTGGGGCAGGCCCGTATCTGCCACCATCGCGTGGATAGCCTCCCACCATTCCCCCAGTTTTTTCAAGCGGTCGTGACTGGCCAAACCCTGGGGCCATTGGTCACTTTGTTGCAACCATTCGCGCCAGCTGGGGCGTTCCTGGTAAGAGATATTGGCCAAGGCTGCCGCCATTTTTGCCAAATCCAGGGGTAGTATTTGAAAACAGCGATAGTGCAGCAGCTTAAACAAGCGATAGTCACCACTAAAGCTCGAGCGCTGTTCATCGTGCAGATAGGCCAGCATTTCCCGTAGCTGACGGATCATCCGACTGTCGAGGATATTGGTTTTCCGGCGGGTTTGGTAAGGAATTCCTTCCTTGTCCAGCATTTCTTGCAGCTGTTGCACCTGCTGGTGGCGGGCGTAGATGATGGCCATCTCGCGCCAGGGAATGCCTGCCTGCTGCTGGGCACGCAGTTGTTGCATAATAGCCACGGCTTCCTGAAAACTATTGGGGTACACCAGTACTTCTGGCACCACCGCTGAAGTTTGCCGCAAGGGCAAAGCTGCCCGCAAGTTTTTTGCGACCCCCAAATCGGCCAGGTGGCGGGTGATCCGTTGTTCATTGTGGGTGATCAGCCCGCCCGCAGCATCGAGCACCGCCTGGGTAGAGCGGTAGTTTTGCTGCAAAAGCACCACCTTGATCTGCTCCTGATATTGCTCATAATAATCCACCAGATTTTTGAGCCGTGCCCCCTGAAACTCAAAGATCGATTGGTCGTCGTCGCCCACGATAAACAGGTTGGGCTTGTCCCAAAAAGCGGCCAGCAGGTGGAGCAGTTCATTTTGCGCTCCATTGGTATCCTGGTATTCGTCTAC is a window from the Lewinella sp. LCG006 genome containing:
- a CDS encoding alpha-amylase family glycosyl hydrolase, producing the protein MHPILYEINTRVWRKRFGAATQLLEVPDAYWQQLGVLGVDYVWLMGVWKTGPNALNYALEEGLKQAYSRVLPDWTEEDIIGSPYAIDRYELDPALGQPGDLKLLKAKLNNYGLKLMLDFVPNHFHAESSWITQHPDVFLEVGEDQLAHDQVTYYRLPANQAKIFAHGKDPYFAAWQDTVQVNYAAPAARAFMQEQLLEIAEVCDAVRCDMAMLTLADVFRQTWGHVLHEQTETLYDFWPAAIRKVKEKFPQFCFLAEVYWDREWTLQQQGFDFTYDKRLRDRLLEGNLGSVREHLYAAMDFQTKSARFLENHDEDRILSLMAPAKAKAAALATYTLPGLSFFYEGQWEGRRKRLPVQLGRQPLEFDPAAYGLATDGLALSKLPGLAPVDAQQVAFYDYLLQLLAQPALRTGRWELLNSSDHLLTWQWSTAEQQIQIRINYSPASTEIHLSPPGDGHWQHFLGPQVAYNVLVLGPYQWLVLERR
- a CDS encoding ATP-dependent helicase; the protein is MDTNAALYHAEFTKELARLNPDQRAAVEQIEGPVLVIAGPGTGKTHILAARIGQILLSTDTSAQSILCLTFTDAGVRAMRERLLELIGPEAHRVHIFTFHSFCNTVIQENLSYFGRQGLEPITELEQIELTRELLLQLDMENPLRRGKIHPHFYEKHLRDLFQLMKTEDWTPAYLERSIAAYLSDLPERPEFRYQRKYGQYQAGDLKESKVKTEVLRMEILRAAVALYPAYEQGLARLKRYDYADMILWVLAAFKENELLLRSYQEQYLYFLVDEYQDTNGAQNELLHLLAAFWDKPNLFIVGDDDQSIFEFQGARLKNLVDYYEQYQEQIKVVLLQQNYRSTQAVLDAAGGLITHNEQRITRHLADLGVAKNLRAALPLRQTSAVVPEVLVYPNSFQEAVAIMQQLRAQQQAGIPWREMAIIYARHQQVQQLQEMLDKEGIPYQTRRKTNILDSRMIRQLREMLAYLHDEQRSSFSGDYRLFKLLHYRCFQILPLDLAKMAAALANISYQERPSWREWLQQSDQWPQGLASHDRLKKLGEWWEAIHAMVADTGLPQLVEHLLNGSGLLAAALQAPDRLWQVQVAKTFLDFLREEIARRPRLGLGDLLTMLDQMDGNRLSLSMRKDIELEDGVHLVTAHSSKGLEFNTVFVLDATKAAWEEGGRRGNRFPLPDTLTLSGETFGDETRRRLFYVAVTRAKEHLYISYAQKNAKDKPQQACRFVDEIVAATGIEEKEILLDTAALLAYELTLLQQVDTPVLPALERSAVAKLLDGFELSPSTWLRMLDCPLRFFYEVVLQAPQIQRPAASYGHAMHNALQRYFNLMLAQEKRTFPTVKVLKELFQEEMEKVRAYFTPEEYTQRLDQGQRNLQRYHQQFNDTWTTQCRTELKIQQVELEGVPLKGVIDRVDLLDDRQVQIVDYKTGSHNANKLRAPSATKPEGGNYWRQLAFYKLLWESRSGETRQVKSAAISYLDINKEGDLTIETVAFTTAEMKEVKDLLKSTYDKIMRQDFYTGCGKEDCEWCQFVQEDMQPPSHTKENIEELDDF